One genomic window of Streptococcus mitis includes the following:
- a CDS encoding 5'-methylthioadenosine/adenosylhomocysteine nucleosidase, with the protein MKIGIIAAMPEELAYLVQHLDNAQEQVVLGNTYHTGSIASHEVVLVESGIGKVMSAMSVAILADHFQVDALINTGSAGAVAEGIAVGDVVIADKLAYHDVDVTAFGYAYGQMAQQPLYFESDKTFVAKIQESLSQLDQNWHLGLIATGDSFVAGNDKIEAIKSHFPEVLAVEMEGAAIAQAAHALNLPVLVIRAMSDNANHEANISFDEFIIEAGRRSAQVLLAFLKALD; encoded by the coding sequence ATGAAAATAGGAATTATTGCGGCTATGCCAGAAGAACTGGCTTATCTGGTCCAGCATTTAGACAATGCCCAGGAGCAAGTTGTTTTAGGCAATACCTATCACACAGGAAGCATTGCCTCGCATGAAGTCGTTCTTGTAGAAAGTGGAATTGGTAAGGTCATGTCTGCTATGAGTGTGGCGATTTTGGCTGATCATTTTCAAGTGGATGCTCTTATCAATACGGGATCAGCTGGGGCAGTAGCAGAAGGCATTGCTGTTGGGGATGTTGTGATTGCTGACAAATTAGCCTATCATGATGTGGATGTCACAGCTTTTGGTTATGCTTATGGACAAATGGCGCAACAACCGCTTTATTTTGAATCAGACAAAACCTTTGTTGCTAAAATACAAGAGAGTTTATCTCAATTGGACCAAAACTGGCACCTTGGTTTAATTGCTACAGGAGATAGTTTTGTTGCAGGAAATGACAAGATAGAAGCGATTAAGTCTCATTTCCCAGAAGTTTTAGCCGTTGAGATGGAGGGGGCTGCTATTGCACAGGCAGCGCATGCTCTTAATCTTCCAGTCTTGGTTATCCGAGCTATGAGTGATAATGCCAACCATGAAGCAAACATCTCTTTTGATGAGTTTATTATCGAAGCTGGACGTCGCTCGGCCCAAGTCTTATTAGCCTTTTTGAAGGCCTTAGATTAA